Genomic segment of Streptomyces alboniger:
CGCACGAGCGGGCTCATCGTGTGGACGGGGGCGCTGTTGAACCAGACCTCGCCCTGCTGGGGCAGCAACTGGCCCGAGAGGCACCGCAGGAGAGTCGTTTTGCCGCTGCCGCGTGGGCCGCTGACGGCGAGGATCTCACCCTCGCGGACACCGAGCGAGACGCCGGTGAGGGCGGGGGAGCCGTTGTGTGTGACATGCAGTGCGCGTGCCCACAGCACGTCGTTGTCCGGCGGGGCCACCATGGCGTACACCTCGGTTCAGATCAGTTTGCCTCCCCCGTACGGGGGAACGAAGGCGGGGCCGATCGGTCACTGGGCACGCTAGGGATTCGGGCGGACTTGCCAGGAAAGGACGCGGCCCTGGGGCGCCCGTTCTCACTCGAACGGGCGCCCCAGGGCCGGTGTTGATCGGACGATCACCTCAGGTGACCACCGGTCAGAGCTTCGTCCAGGCCTCCGTGAGCACCTGTCGCAGAATGCCCTCGATCTCGTCGAAGGTCTCCTGGGTGGAGATCAGCGGCGGCGCCAGCTGGACGACCGGGTCGCCGCGGTCGTCGGCACGGCAGTACAGGCCGTTGTCGTAGAGCGCCTTCGAGAGGAAGCCGTACAGGACGCGCTCGGTCTCCTCGTCGTTGAACGACTCCTTGGTGTTCTTGTCCTTCACCAGCTCGATGCCGTAGAAGAAGCCGTTGCCGCGGACGTCGCCGACGATCGGCAGGTCGAGCAGCTTGCGCAGGGTCTGGTAGAACGCGTCCTCGTTGTCGAGGACGTGCTGGTTCAGACCCTCCTTCTCGAAGATGTCGAGGTTGGCGATGCCGACCGCGGCCGACACGGGGTGGCCGCCGAAGGTGTAGCCGTGCAGGAAGGTGTTGTCACCCTTGTAGAACGGCTCGGCGATCCTGTCCGAGATGATGCACGCGCCGATCGGGGAGTAGCCCGAGGTCATGCCCTTGGCGCAGGTGATCATGTCCGGGACGTAGCCGAACTTGTCGCAGGCGAACATCGTGCCGAGGCGGCCGAAGGCGCAGATGACCTCGTCCGACACGAGCAGCACGTCGTACTTGTCGCAGATCTCGCGCACCCGCTGGAAGTACCCGGGCGGGGGCGGGAAGCAGCCGCCCGCGTTCTGCACCGGCTCCAGGAAGACGGCCGCGACCGTCTCCGGGCCCTCGAAGAGGATCTCCTGCTCGAT
This window contains:
- a CDS encoding aspartate aminotransferase family protein, with product MGNPIAVSKDLSQTAYDHLWMHFTRMSSYENAPVPTIVRGEGTYIFDDKGKKYLDGLSGLFVVNAGHGRHELAETAYKQAQELAFFPVWSYAHPKAVELAERLADYAPGDLNKVFFTTGGGEAVETAWKLAKQYHKLTGNHTKYKVISRAVAYHGTPQGALSITGLPALKAPFEPLVPGAHKVPNTNIYRAPIHGDDPEAFGRWAADQIEQEILFEGPETVAAVFLEPVQNAGGCFPPPPGYFQRVREICDKYDVLLVSDEVICAFGRLGTMFACDKFGYVPDMITCAKGMTSGYSPIGACIISDRIAEPFYKGDNTFLHGYTFGGHPVSAAVGIANLDIFEKEGLNQHVLDNEDAFYQTLRKLLDLPIVGDVRGNGFFYGIELVKDKNTKESFNDEETERVLYGFLSKALYDNGLYCRADDRGDPVVQLAPPLISTQETFDEIEGILRQVLTEAWTKL